DNA from Leptospira mayottensis 200901116:
TTTTCAAGTTTAATTTTTTGGAAATTTCTTTATAAGACATATTCTCGAAATAGTGAAGCATGATCGGCTTACGATAGAGTTCCGGTAGACTTTCCACGAGACTTCTGATTTTTTCGGAGATTTCTTGTTTCAGAAGTTTTGTTTCCTGCTCGGATGAGATTTCGTTTTTCTTTTCTGTTTCGCTTTCTACGAGTAAAAGTGTATCTAACCCTGATATTTCCGGATGTTCCTTACGGTATCTTCGGATGATGTCGTTTCTTGCGATTACGAACAACCAAGTGGAAAATTGGGATCTACCTTGAAACGTAGATAGACTTTCAAAGGCTTTTAAGAAAATGTCTTGAGTAAAATCTTCAGCTTCGGTTTCGTTGCGAAAAGCTTTGATCGCTTGAGAGTAAATCAATCCTTGATACCGGTTCATCAGTATTTCAAAGGAATTAAAATCGCCGTGTAAAACTTTTTGAATGCAGTCCCAGTCTTCCTGGTTGCATACAATTGGAATGTTTTCCCTCATCGGGAGAATTTATAATAACAGAGTAATCCCAGACCAGTTCCGAGCGGAACAAGTCCGCCTAACATAGCGAGAGATTGTCCTAATACGGAAATGAATCCGATGGAAAGTGCGATTCCAACGAAAGTGAAAATCAATCCTAAAAAGAAAGAATAAGTTCTCAGATCAAAAGTTTCTTTTTTATAAAGTCCGGCTTTGATGATCTCAATTCGTTGTCTGTACCACCAATAAAAAACAAAAAATAGTAACGCGCAACCGAATACAATTCCAAAGATAGGAACTAAGTAAAGAACCACTTTATAGTCGGATCCGGAGTTGGAACTTTGATTTTGAAGATGTTTCAAAATCAAGTCCAGCGTTTCTAGTAATTTTGCCTTTTCTTCTGGATTCATCTTACAATCGCTGTTATTTTTCTATGTTCCGCTTTGGTTTTGAAGTAGGGAATTCTTTCTTCTATGCCTGGGCGATTGATCAAAGATTGA
Protein-coding regions in this window:
- a CDS encoding RNA polymerase sigma factor; amino-acid sequence: MRENIPIVCNQEDWDCIQKVLHGDFNSFEILMNRYQGLIYSQAIKAFRNETEAEDFTQDIFLKAFESLSTFQGRSQFSTWLFVIARNDIIRRYRKEHPEISGLDTLLLVESETEKKNEISSEQETKLLKQEISEKIRSLVESLPELYRKPIMLHYFENMSYKEISKKLNLKMNTLKSYIFRGKEIMRDWLNKEENEKQE
- a CDS encoding LIMLP_16695 family PerRB-regulated protein — encoded protein: MKMIKNLFQSEIRNSFLKESFQEEEWYQSLINRPGIEERIPYFKTKAEHRKITAIVR